A single genomic interval of Zobellia nedashkovskayae harbors:
- a CDS encoding bifunctional 4-hydroxy-2-oxoglutarate aldolase/2-dehydro-3-deoxy-phosphogluconate aldolase: protein MQNNTFSWDKYNQNPIVGILRGLTTEEVLKIMPSYVKTGFYTIEITMNSPKVAETIATLAKEYPELNVGAGTVCTMEDLKIALDAGSQFIVTPIIDEEVIKHCVANNIPIFPGAYTPTEIHKAWSWGASAVKVFPATQLGVQYIKDVLAPLNEIKLLPTGGVSVDNIKSFFEAGAVGAGLASALFDKKMIREGNYADLEKHFIKMKNEIKDFIKE, encoded by the coding sequence ATGCAGAATAATACATTTTCATGGGATAAATATAACCAAAACCCAATAGTGGGAATCCTAAGAGGGCTAACAACAGAAGAGGTTCTTAAGATTATGCCTTCTTACGTAAAAACTGGTTTTTACACGATTGAAATTACCATGAACTCACCCAAGGTTGCTGAAACCATTGCAACTTTAGCCAAAGAGTATCCTGAGCTTAATGTAGGCGCTGGTACGGTTTGTACTATGGAAGATTTAAAAATTGCTTTAGATGCTGGCTCTCAATTTATCGTAACCCCAATTATTGACGAGGAAGTAATTAAACATTGTGTAGCTAATAACATTCCTATTTTTCCAGGAGCATATACTCCTACTGAAATCCACAAAGCATGGTCTTGGGGTGCTTCTGCGGTAAAAGTCTTTCCGGCAACGCAGTTGGGGGTTCAATACATAAAAGACGTTTTGGCGCCACTTAATGAAATAAAACTTTTACCTACTGGTGGTGTTTCAGTAGACAATATAAAATCGTTTTTTGAAGCAGGAGCTGTTGGTGCCGGTTTGGCAAGTGCACTCTTCGATAAAAAGATGATTCGTGAAGGAAACTATGCCGATTTGGAAAAGCATTTTATTAAGATGAAAAACGAGATTAAAGATTTCATAAAAGAGTAA
- a CDS encoding DUF5696 domain-containing protein, protein MKNNRKKAKQKIISLVIIGLTVFNGLALDTYKLDPIVLENEKLNVSVDSETGCFSVTEKTSGHVWKSDPWENAAGLLTIIDSKGKKHTVNISKSKKIEVSKKANNTVSLKFIDPVFEDGSVATGVSIVTELKLDSKTALLDVEVIERNAGNFKLSDLRYPARAFSLKTDEDKGAAVIPQKQGIICPSYIFPMNGGRFCKWDDATYNNKSQGSLELFNNGTGLTMPWWGTYNEKSAVIGIVDESARPHLQYNINNNGQYLFKGEMSTYQRIVFLDPIWKLDEEKGKMRMSYHFIPGGDYVDMAKEYQKETKARGYFVSLKEKLKRNPNVDKLPGAIYFGIYGGYPHYVNMPGMAFTFDELKNTIQTIHDDLKINKAFVHAWGTFSNFVPHNSPISEALGGPEKLKAAVDLAKSYGYLYSSYHAYSPMLENDPNFTTDLMQRDAEGNLMNTGSRWARVDPKFQKGLAQENIENEISYLGLEADITDITFAAYRENGKEGRIELAKYIDSFNLVNGTEHGQEQWIPYFDMFEGMTYLEDRPLSVISHPAPLFNLVYHKAIANFGKIQDPDNEVTANGDFRIKALRSMLFGRGTTIFFSPYEFEGMRPMIEMARDLVSPIHKETFYSELKSHEYLSADYKVQRSRFSSGTEVIANLGPVAQTIEGGASIPGYGYSIKMKDGSIKTGHFQVSLHMD, encoded by the coding sequence ATGAAAAACAATAGAAAAAAGGCTAAACAGAAGATCATATCTTTAGTTATAATTGGTCTGACTGTATTTAACGGTCTCGCTTTGGATACGTATAAATTAGACCCTATTGTTTTGGAAAATGAAAAGTTGAATGTGAGTGTTGATTCTGAAACAGGATGCTTTTCTGTTACCGAAAAAACTTCTGGTCACGTTTGGAAATCGGACCCGTGGGAAAATGCCGCGGGTCTATTGACCATAATTGATTCCAAAGGAAAAAAACATACGGTTAACATTTCCAAAAGTAAAAAAATTGAAGTTTCAAAAAAGGCTAACAATACGGTATCTCTCAAATTTATAGACCCCGTTTTTGAAGATGGCTCCGTAGCTACAGGAGTTTCTATTGTTACAGAATTGAAACTAGACTCAAAAACAGCTTTATTAGATGTTGAAGTTATTGAGCGTAATGCCGGTAATTTTAAACTATCGGATTTACGTTATCCAGCACGGGCTTTCAGCTTAAAAACAGATGAAGACAAGGGTGCTGCTGTAATTCCACAAAAGCAGGGAATTATTTGTCCGTCCTATATTTTTCCTATGAACGGAGGTCGTTTTTGTAAATGGGATGACGCCACTTACAATAATAAATCACAAGGCTCTTTGGAGTTGTTTAACAATGGAACAGGGCTTACGATGCCTTGGTGGGGAACGTACAATGAAAAATCTGCCGTAATAGGTATTGTAGATGAGTCAGCTCGTCCACATTTACAATATAATATCAATAATAATGGTCAATACCTTTTTAAAGGTGAAATGTCTACTTACCAACGTATTGTTTTTCTTGACCCTATTTGGAAACTAGATGAGGAAAAAGGTAAAATGAGAATGAGTTATCATTTTATTCCCGGTGGTGATTATGTAGATATGGCAAAAGAATATCAAAAGGAGACTAAGGCCCGTGGGTATTTTGTTTCCTTAAAAGAAAAATTAAAAAGAAATCCGAATGTAGATAAACTTCCAGGAGCTATCTATTTCGGAATCTACGGCGGCTATCCGCATTATGTGAACATGCCCGGAATGGCTTTCACTTTTGATGAATTAAAAAATACGATACAAACCATTCATGATGATTTAAAAATTAATAAAGCTTTTGTTCATGCATGGGGAACTTTTTCAAATTTCGTACCGCACAACTCCCCTATCAGTGAAGCTTTAGGAGGGCCGGAAAAATTAAAGGCTGCTGTTGATCTTGCTAAATCCTACGGGTATTTATACTCCTCATATCATGCCTATTCACCTATGCTAGAGAACGACCCTAATTTTACAACGGACCTCATGCAGCGGGATGCCGAAGGAAACTTAATGAATACTGGTAGTCGTTGGGCGCGTGTAGACCCAAAATTTCAGAAAGGACTGGCTCAAGAAAACATTGAAAACGAAATTTCTTATTTAGGCCTAGAGGCCGATATTACGGATATTACCTTTGCCGCATACCGTGAAAATGGAAAAGAAGGCCGGATTGAGTTGGCTAAATATATAGACAGCTTTAATTTGGTAAATGGAACCGAACATGGTCAAGAACAGTGGATACCCTATTTTGATATGTTCGAAGGGATGACTTATTTAGAGGACCGTCCACTTTCTGTAATCTCCCACCCCGCTCCGCTTTTTAATTTGGTGTATCATAAAGCCATAGCAAATTTCGGGAAGATTCAAGATCCGGATAATGAGGTTACCGCCAATGGCGATTTTAGAATTAAAGCCTTAAGAAGTATGTTATTTGGCCGAGGTACTACCATATTCTTTTCACCTTATGAATTTGAAGGCATGCGCCCTATGATAGAAATGGCTAGAGATTTGGTAAGCCCTATTCATAAAGAAACGTTCTATTCGGAATTAAAAAGCCATGAATATTTAAGTGCCGATTATAAAGTACAGAGAAGTCGCTTCTCCAGTGGCACCGAAGTAATTGCCAATTTAGGTCCGGTAGCACAAACAATTGAAGGTGGCGCTTCCATTCCCGGATATGGTTATAGTATTAAAATGAAAGATGGGAGTATAAAAACCGGTCATTTTCAAGTGAGTCTTCACATGGATTAA
- a CDS encoding arylsulfatase, translating to MKYVATKLKLNQTRFSSIIFSFCLCTVLCHNTLLTAQDRPNVVIMLTDDQGYGDLGSHGNPYLKTPNMEKIGEEGLEMTHFFSYPNCSATRAAILTGRYPYRTGVTGVTQVDHFMNTSEETLAEILAKNGYRTGIFGKWHLGDNAPMRPTDQGFQEALVHKGGGIGQAAGPVGNTYFDPILEHNNQSKKYEGYCDDIFTDAALDFMSEKSDKPFFTYLATNLPHFPLEVPDEKADPYRKIGLHEDNAKTYGMIDNIDASVGRVLKRLKQLGIEDNTIVIFLSDNGPRNRRTKNDVYPGRWVANLRGTKTSVYECGIRVPFFVKWPKNIEKAQQNSTMGAVIDVLPTILDVCKIEAPEDIKLDGKSLLSLWKGEQTDFGNREFITQMHYGPTVFKYMHFAVRTQKYKLISPHDDPHHILYQPKDEELKEVLANLELYDVENDPTERINLAQNHPEIVEDLLARYENWFDEVTEERDSKGIQRIYLGSNTQRSTNLSHFDWGGPRVLSKNELGHWRVKTEAGRYNVSLDLPELDHEGVAHLKYNDVHLKLPVNKDQKKITFTDVVLPEGKGNFHAFLKTERLATGPLFVDVERID from the coding sequence ATGAAATATGTTGCAACAAAATTAAAATTAAATCAGACTAGATTTAGTTCAATTATATTCTCGTTTTGCCTTTGTACAGTTCTTTGCCATAACACGCTCCTTACAGCACAAGACCGTCCTAACGTAGTTATTATGCTTACCGACGATCAAGGTTATGGCGACCTGGGTTCTCACGGCAACCCGTATTTAAAAACACCTAACATGGAAAAGATAGGAGAGGAAGGTCTTGAAATGACCCATTTTTTTTCCTATCCAAATTGTTCTGCTACTCGTGCAGCCATCTTAACGGGTCGGTATCCTTACCGTACAGGAGTTACAGGCGTTACGCAAGTAGATCACTTTATGAATACTTCAGAAGAAACCCTAGCCGAGATTTTGGCTAAAAACGGTTACCGTACGGGAATTTTTGGAAAATGGCATTTGGGGGACAATGCACCAATGCGCCCAACAGACCAAGGTTTTCAAGAAGCCCTTGTACATAAAGGAGGTGGTATTGGCCAAGCTGCAGGACCCGTTGGCAATACCTATTTTGACCCAATCCTTGAACATAATAATCAATCAAAAAAATACGAAGGATATTGCGATGATATTTTTACGGATGCCGCTCTGGATTTTATGAGCGAGAAAAGTGACAAACCATTTTTTACATATTTAGCAACTAACCTACCACACTTTCCGCTGGAAGTGCCTGATGAAAAAGCAGACCCTTATAGAAAAATAGGACTCCATGAAGACAATGCCAAAACTTACGGCATGATCGATAATATTGATGCCAGCGTAGGTCGCGTTTTAAAGCGGTTAAAACAATTAGGTATTGAAGACAATACAATAGTCATTTTCCTTTCGGATAATGGCCCCAGAAATAGACGTACAAAAAATGACGTTTATCCAGGAAGATGGGTAGCAAATTTACGAGGAACAAAAACAAGTGTTTACGAATGTGGTATCCGCGTTCCTTTCTTTGTTAAATGGCCAAAAAACATTGAAAAAGCGCAGCAGAACAGTACTATGGGTGCAGTAATAGATGTACTGCCCACAATCCTAGATGTTTGTAAAATTGAAGCTCCTGAGGATATTAAATTGGATGGTAAATCCTTACTATCTCTTTGGAAAGGTGAACAAACGGACTTTGGAAATAGGGAGTTCATAACCCAAATGCATTATGGCCCAACGGTATTTAAATACATGCATTTTGCCGTTCGAACCCAAAAATATAAATTGATAAGTCCGCATGATGACCCACACCATATTCTTTATCAACCTAAAGATGAAGAATTGAAAGAAGTACTCGCTAACCTAGAATTATACGACGTAGAAAATGACCCAACAGAACGTATAAACTTAGCCCAAAATCACCCTGAAATCGTAGAAGACCTTCTGGCACGTTATGAAAATTGGTTTGACGAGGTTACTGAAGAAAGAGATTCTAAAGGCATTCAACGTATTTATCTTGGCAGCAACACGCAACGCTCTACCAATCTATCTCATTTTGATTGGGGAGGCCCTAGAGTTCTATCCAAGAATGAACTGGGCCACTGGCGCGTAAAGACGGAAGCTGGTAGATACAACGTAAGTTTGGACCTTCCCGAACTGGACCATGAAGGTGTAGCGCATTTGAAATACAATGACGTGCATTTAAAACTTCCAGTAAACAAAGACCAGAAAAAAATCACTTTTACAGATGTTGTACTTCCTGAAGGAAAAGGAAACTTCCATGCCTTTTTAAAAACAGAAAGATTAGCTACAGGCCCTTTATTTGTTGATGTTGAGCGTATTGATTAA
- a CDS encoding glycoside hydrolase family 127 protein, which produces MKRITFSICILLTILSCKQSTPEQSLNEDTTKTRDYAASLDTGKGVINNTNSPHVKLKSIDIGDCRWTEGFWAEKWKVAEETMIPHMGVILKGDIGHGYNNFKIAAGLKEGEHKGFWWHDGDFYKWMEAKMYIYGVNKDEKIVEEIDEIIDVIAQAQQADGYLSTPAIIREDIEPFTNRKYHELYNSGHLMTSACIHYRLTGKTNFLDIAVKHADYLYKIFSPKPDHLKRFGFNQTQIMGLVELYRTTKDKRYLELAEQFINMRGTYKIEDDETTLGYPIGDMVQERVPLREETEAVGHAVLALYFYAGAADVYAETGEKELIDALERLWDNVTNKKMYITGAIGQTHYGRSSRLDKIEEGFIDEYMMPNMTAYNETCANICNSMFNYRMLTLTGDAKHADIMELVLHNSGLSGISLDGKNYYYSNPLRKIEGALDYEKMNVEFPERQPYLKCFCCPPNLVRTIAKSPGWAYSKSENGIAVNLYGANELNTTLLDGSTIKLTQKTDYPWDGAVKITVDESKADAFDILLRIPSWAKGTQIYVNGTKAAEAVPGTFAKIERKWAAGDEITIDMPMETKFIEGHPRIEEVRNQVALKRGPVVYCIESADLPEKTDITNVYLSSDKKLIPTSRPDFLGGVTTLEGEILIRKDKLGQMYQEVSVPEFKSFKTNFIPYYAWSNRGQGEMTVFLPVIWN; this is translated from the coding sequence ATGAAAAGAATAACCTTCTCCATTTGTATCTTATTAACCATTCTTTCTTGCAAACAAAGCACGCCTGAACAAAGCCTCAACGAGGATACAACAAAAACAAGAGACTATGCCGCCAGCCTGGATACAGGAAAGGGTGTCATCAATAATACAAACAGTCCGCATGTTAAATTGAAAAGTATTGACATTGGAGACTGCAGATGGACAGAAGGTTTCTGGGCTGAAAAATGGAAAGTTGCAGAAGAAACTATGATACCCCATATGGGCGTAATCCTAAAAGGAGATATAGGCCACGGTTATAATAATTTTAAAATAGCCGCCGGTCTCAAAGAAGGAGAACATAAAGGTTTTTGGTGGCATGATGGCGATTTCTATAAATGGATGGAAGCCAAAATGTATATCTACGGTGTAAATAAAGATGAAAAAATTGTAGAGGAAATAGATGAAATCATAGATGTCATTGCACAAGCGCAACAAGCAGACGGGTATTTATCTACACCTGCAATAATACGGGAAGACATTGAACCTTTTACAAATAGAAAATATCATGAGCTTTATAATAGTGGGCATTTAATGACCAGTGCCTGTATTCATTACCGCCTTACAGGGAAGACCAATTTCCTAGATATTGCAGTAAAGCACGCAGATTATCTATATAAAATTTTCTCACCCAAGCCAGACCACCTTAAACGCTTTGGCTTTAACCAAACGCAGATTATGGGCTTGGTAGAGCTATACCGTACCACTAAAGACAAGCGTTATCTTGAGTTAGCTGAACAATTCATTAACATGCGTGGTACTTACAAAATTGAAGATGACGAAACCACGTTAGGTTATCCTATTGGTGATATGGTTCAGGAACGCGTTCCGCTTCGTGAAGAAACAGAAGCTGTAGGTCATGCGGTACTGGCTCTTTATTTCTATGCTGGCGCTGCCGATGTATATGCTGAAACTGGCGAAAAAGAATTGATTGACGCACTAGAAAGGTTGTGGGACAACGTGACCAACAAAAAAATGTACATTACGGGAGCCATTGGTCAAACCCATTATGGCCGTTCTTCTCGTCTTGATAAAATTGAAGAAGGTTTTATTGATGAGTACATGATGCCTAACATGACTGCCTACAATGAAACTTGTGCCAACATCTGTAACTCCATGTTCAACTACCGCATGCTTACATTGACCGGAGATGCAAAACATGCTGATATTATGGAACTGGTATTACACAATAGCGGACTCTCAGGCATTAGTCTAGACGGAAAAAATTATTACTATTCCAATCCGCTTCGGAAAATTGAAGGCGCGCTAGATTATGAAAAAATGAACGTTGAGTTTCCGGAAAGACAGCCCTATCTTAAATGCTTTTGTTGTCCTCCAAACTTGGTACGTACCATTGCTAAATCTCCAGGTTGGGCATATAGCAAATCTGAAAACGGAATTGCAGTTAACCTATACGGAGCAAATGAATTGAACACTACCCTATTGGACGGTTCAACCATAAAACTCACCCAAAAAACAGACTACCCATGGGATGGTGCCGTTAAGATTACGGTTGATGAATCCAAAGCCGATGCCTTTGATATTCTTCTTCGTATACCTAGTTGGGCAAAGGGTACCCAAATTTATGTAAATGGCACAAAAGCAGCCGAAGCCGTGCCTGGTACGTTTGCTAAAATTGAAAGAAAATGGGCAGCCGGTGATGAAATCACTATTGACATGCCAATGGAGACTAAATTCATTGAAGGACACCCACGCATTGAAGAAGTTCGTAACCAAGTTGCCTTAAAAAGAGGTCCAGTTGTGTACTGCATAGAGTCCGCAGATTTACCTGAAAAAACAGATATTACTAATGTTTATCTTTCTTCTGACAAAAAACTTATTCCTACCTCCAGACCAGACTTCTTAGGAGGTGTCACCACTTTAGAAGGCGAAATTTTAATTCGTAAAGACAAACTGGGGCAAATGTACCAAGAAGTGAGTGTACCGGAATTTAAATCTTTTAAAACCAATTTTATACCTTACTATGCTTGGAGCAACAGAGGCCAGGGAGAGATGACAGTTTTTCTTCCGGTAATCTGGAATTAG
- a CDS encoding MFS transporter, which translates to MGSYKQNAFKYATIVAMGGFVFGLDAALISGTVKFITQEFSLSELELGSVVGAPAMGVLLALVFVGYACNKYGRRTTLMIAAALYLGSAVASALAPTYVSLLVARFMGGLAFSSISLASMYIGEIAPPKWRGKLVSMTQINIVVGLSAAYFINYLILGWANTEAPWVQEWGLDTNTWRWMLGTEVIFALLWFVLLFFVPRSPAWLLYKGRESEAVSMLSKVTPETEIQAKIIQMRSSLENSNQDRSMLTQLKEIFGKPMRVTMIIAMTIAIAQQATGINAILFYAPTVFEQLGIGTDAAFAQAIYIGLTSVVFTVLGLLLVDRIGRRPMIIWGMLWIILSLGVCYYGFETANYTITETAVSELSSIPNSVRLNTLVDVPFDSDISFKTALIETLGETDARDYSGLLLQKAADINALLILLGILSFIGAFHFSIGPVMWVLFSEIFPISLRGVAIPFFTLVTSFVSYLVQKFFPWQLATMGISSTLLFYAIVVSIGLVILYIYLKETKNMTIEEVQLALATRRKT; encoded by the coding sequence ATGGGTTCCTATAAACAGAATGCATTTAAGTACGCAACCATTGTAGCCATGGGCGGTTTTGTCTTCGGATTGGACGCTGCGCTAATATCGGGAACAGTGAAATTTATTACACAAGAATTTTCACTGTCGGAACTTGAATTGGGTTCGGTAGTTGGCGCTCCGGCTATGGGCGTACTTTTAGCACTTGTTTTTGTAGGTTATGCTTGTAATAAATATGGTCGTAGAACCACCTTGATGATTGCTGCGGCCCTTTATCTTGGTTCTGCCGTAGCTTCCGCATTAGCTCCTACATACGTCTCGTTGTTAGTAGCTCGCTTTATGGGTGGATTGGCTTTTAGTTCTATCTCTTTAGCATCCATGTATATTGGCGAAATAGCGCCTCCAAAATGGCGTGGCAAATTGGTTTCCATGACCCAAATTAACATCGTGGTAGGTTTATCCGCTGCCTACTTCATCAACTATCTCATTTTAGGTTGGGCAAATACAGAAGCTCCATGGGTTCAAGAATGGGGACTAGACACGAACACATGGCGCTGGATGTTGGGTACTGAAGTTATTTTTGCTCTCTTATGGTTTGTCCTACTCTTTTTTGTTCCTAGAAGTCCGGCTTGGTTATTATATAAAGGGCGTGAGTCAGAAGCCGTAAGCATGCTATCAAAAGTAACTCCTGAAACCGAAATTCAGGCCAAAATAATCCAAATGCGCTCTAGTCTTGAAAACAGTAATCAAGACCGCTCAATGCTTACTCAGTTAAAGGAAATTTTTGGTAAGCCAATGCGTGTCACCATGATTATTGCCATGACTATTGCTATCGCACAACAGGCTACTGGTATTAATGCCATTCTTTTCTACGCACCTACCGTATTTGAGCAATTGGGTATAGGAACAGACGCTGCTTTTGCACAGGCCATTTATATTGGACTTACCAGTGTGGTGTTTACTGTTTTAGGTTTGTTATTGGTTGATAGAATAGGCCGTAGGCCTATGATTATCTGGGGCATGCTTTGGATAATCTTAAGTCTTGGTGTTTGCTATTACGGATTTGAAACTGCCAATTATACCATTACTGAAACCGCTGTTTCCGAACTATCCTCTATTCCTAATTCAGTAAGATTAAACACCTTAGTGGACGTGCCTTTTGATAGCGATATAAGTTTTAAAACGGCGCTGATTGAAACCTTAGGAGAAACAGACGCCAGAGATTATTCCGGCCTACTTTTACAGAAAGCAGCCGATATAAATGCGCTTCTTATTTTATTAGGCATACTCAGTTTTATTGGTGCCTTCCATTTTTCCATCGGTCCTGTTATGTGGGTCTTATTTTCAGAGATTTTTCCTATTTCACTGAGAGGTGTAGCCATTCCTTTTTTCACTTTGGTCACCAGCTTTGTGAGCTATTTGGTACAGAAATTTTTTCCATGGCAATTGGCCACCATGGGTATCAGTTCAACACTGTTATTTTATGCCATTGTCGTAAGCATTGGTTTGGTCATTCTTTATATCTATTTAAAAGAAACTAAAAACATGACCATAGAAGAAGTACAATTAGCATTAGCCACAAGACGGAAAACTTAA